A single window of Archangium gephyra DNA harbors:
- a CDS encoding membrane protein: MGSEAIGWFSSFVLVLTIANQVYRQWRSGTSQGVSRWLFVGQLTASTGFTLYSVLVGNWVFVVTNALMWVSALVGLAIVLKHRRAERRLSPRGTESTGMSPARA, encoded by the coding sequence ATGGGGAGCGAAGCCATCGGGTGGTTCAGCTCGTTCGTGCTCGTGCTGACCATCGCCAATCAGGTCTACAGACAGTGGCGTTCCGGCACCAGCCAGGGGGTGTCCAGGTGGCTCTTCGTGGGGCAGCTCACCGCCTCCACGGGCTTCACCCTCTACAGTGTCCTGGTGGGCAACTGGGTCTTCGTGGTGACCAACGCCCTGATGTGGGTGAGCGCGCTGGTGGGGCTCGCCATCGTGCTGAAGCACCGGCGCGCGGAGCGGCGGCTGTCCCCGCGCGGCACCGAGTCCACGGGCATGAGCCCCGCGAGGGCCTGA
- a CDS encoding alkaline phosphatase PhoX, with the protein MSHPRGLHRRSFLRASTALALPFVLGRCVLPENRGGLLPDPDGVLELPEGFRYRILERRGERMSDGYRVPGQPDGMGCFAGPEGSHTLVLMRNHELEAGQEGLGPYFAGQPVPPQAYRPQDGHPGGVTRVVVDASTLTRVSSNLVLTGSARNCAGGASPWGWLTCEETVKDGHGYVFLCDPAASEVRDAVPVPALGKMNHEAAVVDPTSFVTYLTEDRGDGCLYRFVPESPGERLGPESRGRLQALRVEAEPSRDMNARVQPGDTFQVDWVDLPRPGAQDDSLRAQGAGRGAALFRRGEGIFFHEGALYFCATTGGPESGGQLWRYTASGLQGGTLQLLAQAEDRSLLDMPDNLCVAPWGDVVMAEDGDDPRRPDEHLRILTPSGQVKNLARNALSQGEFAGVCFSPDGRALFANLQSDGLTVVITGPFQRYTGTGL; encoded by the coding sequence CGGCCTGCTGCCGGATCCGGACGGCGTCCTGGAGCTGCCCGAGGGCTTCCGCTACCGCATCCTCGAGCGCCGGGGAGAGCGGATGAGCGACGGCTACCGCGTCCCGGGACAGCCCGACGGCATGGGCTGCTTCGCCGGGCCCGAGGGCAGCCACACGCTGGTGCTGATGCGCAACCACGAGCTCGAGGCGGGCCAGGAGGGCCTGGGCCCGTACTTCGCCGGGCAGCCGGTGCCGCCTCAGGCGTACCGGCCCCAGGACGGCCACCCGGGGGGCGTGACGCGCGTGGTGGTGGACGCCAGCACCCTCACCCGCGTCTCCAGCAACCTCGTGCTCACGGGCTCCGCGCGCAACTGCGCCGGGGGGGCCTCGCCGTGGGGCTGGCTCACCTGCGAGGAGACCGTGAAGGACGGCCACGGCTACGTCTTCCTCTGTGACCCGGCGGCCAGCGAGGTACGGGACGCGGTGCCCGTCCCCGCGCTCGGCAAGATGAACCACGAGGCGGCCGTGGTGGACCCCACGTCCTTCGTCACGTACCTCACCGAGGACCGGGGCGACGGCTGCCTCTACCGCTTCGTCCCGGAGAGCCCCGGCGAGCGGCTCGGGCCGGAGTCCCGGGGCCGGTTGCAGGCCCTGCGCGTGGAGGCCGAGCCCTCACGGGACATGAACGCGCGCGTCCAGCCGGGCGATACCTTCCAGGTGGACTGGGTGGACCTGCCCCGCCCGGGTGCCCAGGACGACTCCCTCCGCGCCCAGGGTGCCGGGCGCGGGGCCGCCCTCTTCCGCCGCGGCGAGGGCATCTTCTTCCACGAGGGCGCCCTCTACTTCTGCGCCACCACGGGTGGCCCCGAGTCCGGCGGGCAGCTCTGGCGCTACACGGCCTCGGGCCTTCAGGGCGGCACGCTTCAACTGCTGGCCCAGGCGGAGGACCGGAGCCTGCTCGACATGCCGGACAACCTCTGCGTGGCCCCCTGGGGCGATGTGGTGATGGCCGAGGACGGAGACGACCCGCGCAGGCCCGACGAGCACCTGCGCATCCTCACCCCTTCCGGGCAGGTGAAGAACCTCGCGCGCAACGCGCTCTCCCAGGGCGAGTTCGCCGGGGTGTGCTTCTCTCCGGATGGGCGCGCGCTCTTCGCCAACCTGCAGAGCGATGGCCTCACCGTGGTCATCACCGGCCCCTTCCAGCGGTACACCGGCACGGGGCTGTAG
- a CDS encoding ferritin-like domain-containing protein, whose protein sequence is MGRKSEVEKLRSLAQMDVDAVGAYDAAIARVKEPMVRERLNDFRVDHVRHVQDLNAFIRQFGGEPVELRPDLKGAAMKGLTAMTSMMGTEAALVAMLGNEEFTNRAYELALSFEWSPEVRSLIEKNRRDEERHITWVKDAVRQRPWVLDEGAEVQA, encoded by the coding sequence ATGGGTCGCAAGTCCGAGGTGGAGAAGCTGCGGAGCCTGGCGCAGATGGACGTGGACGCGGTGGGGGCGTACGACGCGGCGATCGCGCGGGTGAAGGAGCCGATGGTGCGCGAGCGGCTGAACGACTTCCGGGTGGATCACGTGCGCCACGTGCAGGATCTCAACGCGTTCATCCGCCAGTTCGGGGGCGAGCCGGTGGAGCTGCGGCCGGACCTGAAGGGCGCGGCGATGAAGGGCCTGACGGCGATGACGAGCATGATGGGGACGGAGGCGGCGCTGGTGGCCATGCTCGGCAACGAGGAGTTCACCAACCGGGCCTACGAGCTGGCGCTGAGCTTCGAGTGGAGCCCCGAGGTGCGCTCGCTCATCGAGAAGAACCGGCGGGACGAGGAGCGGCACATCACGTGGGTGAAGGACGCGGTGCGCCAACGTCCCTGGGTGCTCGACGAAGGCGCCGAAGTGCAAGCCTAG
- a CDS encoding FG-GAP-like repeat-containing protein: MIRVSRASLVLALLSAGCQPEEKPPEPPAAVDPCAGLPPLALSASPTRTRVNDPITLTATGGSGYYRYLVEPGGSSGEMRGSRFVAGPTPSRDTLVVEDLRCPGDARTQVEVVAAFDVAPARAMLKPGTSFQVQVTGQMGEPVFSLDRSDANSTVTPSGQYTAGTGTGVDLVRVRDSRTGDEALLQFEVRADAVLRGEPALLAVPAGSSVELATVGGSDRIVWTKVSGPGSVEGGRFVAEPGAKGAAVLEASDSFTHQKASVSVRVLDELTRDTQPHGQITDTAAVVTADFDGDGVPDVAVGRPESDLNKPQGGAVLIFKGSTSGLPAEPTWVLTGETDTARFGDGLAAGDIDKDGRAELVVSSPGADVTIDSSGAVYLYRFGGSGPERIRPPLAGLGRGAFGTGVALEDVDGDGDLDLLAGSPNGDLASSGSLTNRGVVDIFQLTPGQPVPDLPTIRLGGSDQSVSGTVEQRSRTNLGQAVVVADLNGDGRADIAALGKTSRYRADNTSLGVVQPAVSVFFARAEGNRFRATPDVFVLPTNTADTNGEGSWRLGTIPAEGTRPPLLVVLLDRTDSPDLRSTGGLAAMQDAGGALLFDVSTFAPTGDPSATPPQLLLANAYARFYGDAAFVVAGRGWALADVDGTPGVELLLGAPYATVGSGATAMRYGGKVLVYPLTGLARGTALNKPVTFLPGVAKSDAFGVGIAPWALPGNPGLVVFAGRASGPDGRAFTGRVDGFVKAGASLGEWVRKSYLVPAKPSVERFGEAVAVARNANGVVALVGAPGFHGPGINADGNDLSAGRAWTYGAAGGAGTLVAEGTNSPLYNGRNVGTDVAFTDFNGDGRADLVLGAPAFTVPRTASSATELGNAYQTVRTECLPTGTSDLQAGGVLVSLAQADGSFKAAYRLWAIGNITENCSGTCSRSGIGRGVVGGFDLNGDGLQDIGALRNNGFELFLGRAPDDASLAKRTMGCDPIYSSPFFAQTTSVPVALGDLNGDGCHEVGWRYSDGSTRSGVAVLFGFDKGGARCAGRTTAKLVRLAADPEVGMNYMGLGLSIARVGRVLGKTGPDYLAVSATNVPYNAVTQPAVLLFDTAKLKDAWLGTSGKDVVGALEATVQPQVVVHRSRAVGFGTALAGGVDLTGDGAPELVVSAPGASVASDGGGAVFVYAGGPGMTGALTPMLTLTGDVAERSGFGTDLALLAGSGSSPPTLVVGAPLSYRTGTQNGTAFLVPLGF; this comes from the coding sequence ATGATTCGAGTCTCCCGCGCGTCGCTCGTGCTCGCCCTCCTGTCGGCTGGTTGCCAGCCGGAGGAGAAGCCCCCGGAGCCGCCCGCGGCGGTGGACCCCTGCGCGGGCCTGCCGCCCCTTGCCCTCTCCGCGAGCCCCACCCGCACGCGGGTGAATGATCCCATCACGCTCACGGCCACCGGTGGCAGCGGCTACTACCGCTACCTCGTCGAGCCGGGAGGCTCCTCGGGAGAGATGCGCGGCTCGCGCTTCGTCGCCGGGCCCACGCCGTCCAGGGACACGCTGGTGGTGGAGGACCTGCGCTGCCCTGGAGACGCGCGCACGCAGGTGGAGGTGGTGGCGGCCTTCGACGTGGCGCCCGCGCGGGCCATGCTCAAGCCGGGCACGTCCTTCCAGGTGCAGGTGACGGGGCAGATGGGTGAGCCCGTCTTCTCCCTGGATCGCAGCGATGCGAACAGCACGGTGACGCCCTCGGGCCAGTACACGGCGGGCACGGGCACGGGCGTGGACCTGGTGCGCGTGCGTGACAGCCGCACGGGCGACGAGGCCCTGCTCCAGTTCGAGGTCCGCGCGGACGCGGTGCTGCGCGGAGAGCCGGCGCTGCTGGCGGTGCCCGCGGGCTCCTCGGTGGAGCTGGCGACGGTGGGCGGGAGTGACCGCATCGTCTGGACGAAGGTGTCCGGCCCGGGCTCCGTGGAGGGTGGACGCTTCGTGGCCGAGCCGGGCGCGAAGGGCGCGGCGGTGCTGGAGGCGTCGGATTCCTTCACCCACCAGAAGGCCTCGGTGTCGGTGCGCGTGCTGGACGAGCTGACGCGTGACACGCAGCCGCACGGGCAGATCACCGACACGGCGGCGGTGGTGACGGCGGACTTCGACGGGGATGGGGTGCCGGACGTGGCGGTGGGCCGGCCGGAGAGCGATCTCAACAAGCCCCAGGGCGGCGCGGTGCTCATCTTCAAGGGGAGCACGTCGGGCCTGCCCGCGGAGCCCACGTGGGTGCTCACCGGCGAGACGGACACGGCGCGCTTCGGCGACGGACTGGCCGCGGGAGACATCGACAAGGACGGGAGGGCGGAGCTGGTGGTGTCCTCGCCGGGCGCGGACGTCACCATCGACAGCTCGGGCGCGGTGTACCTGTACCGCTTCGGCGGCAGCGGGCCGGAGCGCATCCGTCCGCCCCTCGCCGGGCTGGGCCGCGGTGCCTTCGGTACGGGCGTGGCGCTCGAGGACGTGGACGGGGACGGGGACCTGGACCTGCTGGCGGGCTCGCCCAACGGTGACCTGGCCTCCAGCGGCAGCCTCACCAACCGCGGCGTGGTGGACATCTTCCAGCTCACCCCGGGCCAGCCCGTGCCGGACCTGCCCACCATCCGTCTGGGGGGCAGCGACCAGAGCGTGAGCGGCACCGTCGAGCAGCGCTCCCGGACGAACCTGGGCCAGGCGGTGGTGGTGGCGGACCTCAACGGGGACGGGCGGGCGGACATCGCGGCCCTGGGCAAGACGTCGCGCTACCGGGCGGACAACACCTCGCTGGGCGTGGTGCAGCCCGCGGTGTCCGTGTTCTTCGCGCGCGCCGAGGGCAATCGCTTCCGCGCCACGCCGGACGTCTTCGTGCTGCCCACGAACACCGCGGACACCAACGGCGAGGGCTCCTGGCGGCTGGGCACCATCCCCGCCGAGGGGACGCGGCCGCCGCTGCTGGTGGTGCTGTTGGATCGTACGGACTCGCCGGACCTCCGGAGCACCGGTGGCCTGGCGGCGATGCAGGACGCGGGTGGGGCGCTGCTCTTCGACGTGAGCACGTTCGCGCCCACGGGCGACCCCTCGGCCACGCCGCCGCAGCTGCTGCTCGCCAACGCATATGCGCGGTTCTACGGAGACGCGGCCTTCGTCGTGGCGGGGCGCGGCTGGGCCCTGGCGGACGTGGACGGCACGCCCGGCGTGGAGCTGCTGCTGGGCGCGCCCTACGCGACCGTCGGCTCGGGCGCCACCGCCATGCGTTACGGCGGCAAGGTGCTGGTGTACCCGCTGACCGGACTGGCCAGGGGCACCGCCCTCAACAAGCCCGTCACCTTCCTGCCGGGCGTGGCGAAGTCGGACGCCTTCGGGGTGGGCATCGCGCCGTGGGCGCTGCCGGGCAACCCGGGGCTGGTGGTGTTCGCGGGACGGGCCTCCGGGCCGGACGGGCGGGCCTTCACCGGACGGGTGGATGGCTTCGTGAAGGCGGGGGCCTCGCTCGGGGAGTGGGTGCGCAAGAGCTACCTGGTCCCGGCGAAGCCGAGCGTGGAGCGCTTTGGCGAGGCGGTGGCGGTGGCGCGCAACGCCAACGGCGTGGTGGCGCTGGTGGGCGCTCCGGGCTTCCACGGCCCGGGCATCAACGCGGATGGCAACGACCTGTCGGCGGGCCGGGCGTGGACGTATGGCGCGGCGGGCGGCGCGGGCACGCTCGTGGCCGAGGGCACGAACTCGCCGCTGTACAACGGGCGCAACGTGGGCACGGACGTGGCCTTCACGGACTTCAACGGAGATGGGCGGGCGGACCTGGTGCTGGGTGCGCCGGCCTTCACCGTGCCCAGGACGGCCTCGAGCGCCACGGAGCTGGGCAACGCGTACCAGACGGTGCGGACCGAGTGTCTGCCCACGGGCACCTCCGACCTTCAGGCGGGCGGCGTGCTGGTGTCGCTGGCCCAGGCGGATGGGAGCTTCAAGGCCGCGTACCGGCTGTGGGCGATCGGCAACATCACGGAGAACTGCAGTGGCACCTGCTCGCGCTCGGGCATCGGGCGCGGGGTGGTGGGCGGCTTCGATCTCAACGGCGACGGTCTGCAGGACATCGGCGCGCTGCGCAACAACGGCTTCGAGCTCTTCCTGGGACGTGCGCCGGATGACGCCTCGCTGGCGAAGCGGACCATGGGGTGCGATCCCATCTACTCCTCGCCCTTCTTCGCGCAGACGACCTCGGTGCCCGTGGCGCTGGGAGATTTGAACGGGGATGGCTGCCACGAGGTGGGGTGGCGCTACTCGGATGGCAGCACGCGCTCGGGCGTGGCGGTGCTGTTCGGCTTCGACAAGGGCGGCGCCCGGTGCGCCGGACGCACCACGGCGAAGCTGGTGCGGCTGGCGGCGGACCCGGAAGTGGGGATGAACTACATGGGGCTGGGCCTGTCCATCGCCCGCGTGGGCCGCGTGCTGGGCAAGACGGGCCCGGACTACCTGGCGGTGAGCGCGACGAACGTGCCCTACAACGCCGTGACGCAGCCGGCGGTGCTGCTCTTCGACACGGCGAAGCTGAAGGACGCCTGGCTGGGCACGTCGGGCAAGGACGTGGTGGGCGCGCTCGAGGCCACCGTGCAGCCGCAGGTGGTGGTGCACCGCTCGCGGGCGGTGGGCTTCGGCACGGCGCTGGCCGGCGGAGTGGACCTGACGGGTGACGGCGCGCCGGAGCTGGTGGTGAGCGCACCGGGCGCGTCGGTGGCCTCGGATGGTGGCGGCGCGGTGTTCGTGTACGCGGGCGGGCCGGGGATGACCGGCGCGCTCACGCCCATGCTGACGCTGACGGGCGACGTGGCGGAGCGCTCGGGCTTCGGCACCGACCTGGCCCTGCTGGCGGGGAGTGGCAGCTCTCCTCCCACGCTCGTCGTCGGCGCGCCGCTGAGCTACCGCACCGGCACGCAGAACGGCACGGCCTTCCTGGTGCCGCTCGGCTTCTGA
- a CDS encoding CBS domain-containing protein, translated as MKIRDVMTPDAVAAHPETTLMAAAEMMRLLNVGALPVVEGERVVGIITDRDIVVRGLALGFNPRTASVADVMTRNVQTCSVDDDVEDVAQQMGELQVRRLLVVDERERLIGIVSLGDLAMEMEDQRLAGRVLEGISEPSTAMAH; from the coding sequence ATGAAGATTCGCGACGTGATGACTCCGGACGCCGTTGCCGCCCACCCGGAGACGACGTTGATGGCCGCCGCCGAGATGATGCGCCTGCTCAACGTGGGCGCCCTGCCCGTCGTCGAGGGCGAGCGCGTGGTGGGCATCATCACCGACCGGGACATCGTCGTGCGTGGACTGGCCCTGGGCTTCAACCCGCGCACGGCCTCCGTCGCCGACGTGATGACGCGCAACGTGCAGACGTGCTCCGTGGACGACGACGTGGAGGACGTTGCCCAGCAGATGGGAGAGCTCCAGGTGCGCCGCCTGCTCGTCGTGGACGAGCGCGAGCGGCTCATCGGCATCGTCTCCCTGGGGGACCTCGCCATGGAGATGGAGGATCAGCGGCTGGCCGGCCGCGTGCTCGAAGGCATCTCCGAGCCCTCCACCGCCATGGCGCACTGA
- a CDS encoding diguanylate cyclase, translating into MAALNSLGTTGRVLLVDDSPIALEAIGSRLTESGLDVVMTTSPRESLGLATEGPQPFDLLILDVMMPEMNGHELTRRLRSHARTSNTPILLLTSLDSTDDRVNGLVAGADDFFTKTAPDAEMLARVRSFISLGKMRAQLQAQHEAMARVMREPDAPTPPQARVEIIHHMPVVSERLARALRGSPVGGEFQLTQRAPSQRLGTSDADLLVVSYPVALEGDQPLLKRFGFDEEAPAMLVVDETESTSRRVMAFDAGADDYLTLQTPMAELAARLASALRRQRRQRQLRTSRDRAMLVAVTDPLTGLYNRAYFHEALGVEFRRAQRYKHPMTLVLLDLDHFKQVNDNLGHTAGDQALREVSLRLRQTARSTDVVARHGGEEFAMILPETDLEHGLIAAERFRAAVDGATVHGARGGSRSLTISAGVGCYPAHATSMSELIELTDAALYNAKRQGRNRVCPVTVGSEPAAQAPIPATSSTNTVLERLRRLVAEDVEGPLTATRTAARMLHEASAPGDALHILTTQLRSSSDEVRQELLRVMDDLSRAILDAGRASAPREHK; encoded by the coding sequence ATGGCAGCGCTCAATTCCCTCGGAACCACGGGCCGCGTCCTCCTGGTGGATGACAGCCCCATCGCACTCGAAGCCATCGGCTCCCGGTTGACGGAGAGCGGGCTGGACGTGGTGATGACCACCTCTCCCCGCGAGTCCCTCGGGCTCGCGACCGAGGGTCCCCAGCCGTTCGATCTGCTCATCCTCGACGTGATGATGCCGGAGATGAATGGCCACGAGCTGACGCGCCGCCTGCGCAGCCACGCGCGCACCAGCAACACGCCCATCCTCCTGCTCACCTCGCTGGACTCCACGGATGACCGGGTGAATGGCCTGGTGGCGGGCGCCGACGACTTCTTCACGAAGACGGCGCCGGACGCGGAGATGCTGGCCCGGGTGCGCTCGTTCATCTCGCTGGGGAAGATGCGCGCCCAGCTGCAGGCGCAGCACGAGGCCATGGCCCGCGTCATGCGCGAGCCGGACGCGCCCACCCCGCCCCAGGCCCGGGTGGAGATCATCCACCACATGCCCGTGGTGAGCGAGCGGCTCGCGCGGGCCCTGCGCGGCTCGCCCGTGGGGGGCGAGTTCCAGCTCACCCAGCGCGCGCCCTCGCAGCGCCTGGGCACCTCGGACGCGGATCTGCTCGTCGTCAGCTACCCGGTGGCGCTCGAGGGGGATCAGCCGCTGCTCAAGCGCTTCGGCTTCGACGAGGAGGCGCCCGCCATGCTCGTGGTGGACGAGACGGAGTCCACCTCGCGGCGCGTGATGGCGTTCGACGCCGGCGCGGACGACTACCTCACCCTGCAGACGCCCATGGCCGAGCTGGCCGCCCGTTTGGCCAGTGCCCTGCGCCGCCAGCGCCGCCAGCGCCAGCTGCGCACCTCGCGCGACCGCGCCATGCTGGTGGCGGTGACGGACCCGCTCACCGGGCTGTACAACCGCGCCTACTTCCACGAGGCCCTGGGCGTCGAGTTCCGCCGGGCCCAGCGCTACAAGCACCCGATGACGCTGGTGCTGCTGGACCTGGACCACTTCAAGCAGGTCAACGACAACCTCGGCCACACCGCCGGGGACCAGGCGCTGCGCGAGGTGTCACTGCGGCTGCGCCAGACGGCGCGCTCGACGGACGTGGTGGCCCGGCACGGCGGCGAGGAGTTCGCGATGATCCTCCCCGAGACGGACCTGGAGCACGGGCTGATCGCCGCCGAGCGCTTCCGGGCCGCGGTGGACGGGGCCACGGTGCACGGGGCCCGCGGAGGCAGCCGCTCGCTGACCATCAGCGCCGGAGTGGGCTGCTACCCCGCGCACGCCACCTCCATGTCCGAGCTCATCGAGCTCACCGACGCGGCGCTCTACAACGCCAAGCGCCAGGGCCGCAACCGGGTGTGTCCGGTGACGGTGGGCTCGGAGCCCGCCGCCCAGGCTCCGATACCCGCCACCAGCTCCACCAACACCGTCCTGGAGCGGCTGCGCCGGCTCGTGGCGGAGGACGTGGAAGGTCCACTCACGGCCACGCGCACGGCCGCCCGCATGTTGCACGAGGCCTCCGCCCCCGGAGACGCGCTGCACATCCTCACCACGCAGCTGCGCTCCTCCTCGGATGAGGTCCGGCAGGAGCTGCTGCGGGTGATGGACGATCTGTCCCGGGCCATCCTCGACGCCGGCCGGGCGAGCGCCCCGCGCGAGCACAAGTGA
- the argE gene encoding acetylornithine deacetylase, with the protein MSDTLPELRETLRELVALDTTSSRPNAPLVEWAGARLEAAGFQVERVAYRDGAGVEKVNLVAVKGGGGEERAGLALVGHTDCVPYDAAWTDALRLTERDGRLYGRGACDTKGFIACALYAATHLTGKLKAPLMVLLTADEELGCEGAKQLVALGKGRARHAIVGEPTSLVPVRAHKGYCLAEVEVRGREGHSAYPDEGASAIFRAGRFLQKLETLARTRLREERDESFEPPFTTVNVGLISGGKAPNVISGACRFTVEWRPIPRQPQERVLELLESIRHELVRDEPGYEARIQLLRSEPAVDTRADAEVVRVLAELSGNAPITVPFGTEAPQLTELGAQAVVFGPGDIRVAHQTGEYVPLEHLVRCEVYLTRAIAHFCGAAVTGTP; encoded by the coding sequence GTGAGTGACACCCTGCCCGAGCTGCGCGAGACGCTGAGGGAGCTGGTCGCGTTGGACACGACGTCCTCGCGCCCCAATGCGCCGCTGGTGGAGTGGGCGGGAGCGCGGCTGGAGGCGGCGGGCTTCCAGGTGGAGCGCGTCGCGTACCGGGACGGGGCGGGGGTGGAGAAGGTGAACCTCGTCGCGGTGAAGGGCGGCGGGGGCGAGGAGCGCGCGGGGCTGGCGCTGGTGGGGCACACGGACTGCGTGCCGTACGACGCGGCGTGGACGGACGCGCTGCGGCTGACGGAGCGGGACGGGAGGCTGTACGGCCGGGGGGCGTGTGACACGAAGGGCTTCATCGCCTGCGCGCTGTACGCGGCCACGCACCTCACGGGGAAGCTGAAGGCGCCGTTGATGGTGCTGCTGACGGCGGACGAGGAGCTGGGCTGCGAGGGCGCCAAGCAGCTGGTGGCGCTGGGCAAGGGGCGGGCGAGGCACGCCATCGTGGGGGAGCCCACGTCGCTGGTGCCGGTGCGGGCGCACAAGGGGTACTGCCTGGCGGAGGTGGAGGTGCGGGGGCGCGAGGGGCACAGCGCGTACCCGGACGAGGGCGCCTCGGCCATCTTCCGCGCGGGGCGCTTCCTGCAGAAGCTGGAGACGCTGGCGCGCACGCGGCTGCGCGAGGAGCGGGACGAGTCCTTCGAGCCGCCCTTCACCACGGTGAACGTGGGCCTCATCAGCGGGGGCAAGGCGCCCAACGTCATCTCCGGGGCGTGCCGCTTCACGGTGGAGTGGCGCCCCATTCCGCGGCAGCCCCAGGAGCGGGTGCTGGAGCTGCTGGAGTCCATCCGGCACGAGCTGGTGCGGGACGAGCCCGGCTACGAGGCGCGCATCCAGCTGTTGCGCTCGGAGCCGGCGGTGGACACGCGGGCGGATGCGGAGGTGGTGCGGGTGCTGGCGGAGCTGTCCGGCAACGCGCCCATCACGGTGCCTTTCGGGACGGAGGCCCCGCAGCTCACGGAGCTGGGCGCGCAGGCGGTGGTGTTCGGCCCGGGGGACATCCGCGTGGCGCACCAGACGGGCGAGTACGTCCCGCTGGAGCACCTGGTGCGCTGTGAGGTGTACCTGACCCGGGCCATCGCCCACTTCTGCGGCGCCGCGGTAACGGGAACCCCCTAG